From Medicago truncatula cultivar Jemalong A17 chromosome 7, MtrunA17r5.0-ANR, whole genome shotgun sequence, a single genomic window includes:
- the LOC11428196 gene encoding serine/threonine-protein kinase Nek6 yields MEIENSVMKSKKMEEYEVIEQIGRGAFGAAFLVLHKSEKKRYVLKKIRLAKQTEKFKRTAHQEMNLIAKLNNSYIVDYRDAWVEKEDHVCIITGYCEGGDMADSIKKARGSFFPEEKVCKWLTQLLIAVDYLHSNRVIHRDLKCSNIFLTKDNNIRLGDFGLAKRLNGEDLTSSVVGTPNYMCPELLADIPYGYKSDIWSLGCCMFEIAAHQPAFRAPDMAGLINKINRSSISPLPIVYSSTLKQIIKSMLRKSPEHRPTAAELLRHPHLQPYVLRCQNASSNVLPIYPLVNSKDKTKRSPKSSGGKCHYDREMGFVNRLERVHPIEGNGDLQISNLRNNGEVTISTSTEDKLESKMVYLTSYIAESSTSISGSKDGSTTSESTTCSVCKEDYKTRPAREIASTGITSKSIQDSLHEKKQRFDAETTEVEDTFLSKGFDNAETHREDAKLDDLRKSTTSSVSNSSTEKNNSANEESSSLIMHPLRVEHGTKSVDNLKKNENPDAFTEEGSHMNDLLCESNDNHNTDRLAVKDDGIAKQHIICSTQKDGNVTPNGISLSIVTATDCAGDGDETINNELDSPCHQRADALESLLELCAQLLKQDKLEELAGVLRPFGKEAVSSRETAIWLTKSLISAQKFNPET; encoded by the exons ATGGAGATAGAGAATAGTGTGATGAAGTCAAAGAAGATGGAAGAGTATGAAGTGATTGAACAAATTGGTAGAGGAGCATTTGGTGCTGCTTTTCTTGTTCTTCATAAGTCTGAGAAAAAGAG GTATGTGTTGAAAAAGATTCGATTGGCTAAGCAGACAGAGAAGTTCAAACGAACAGCACACCAAGAG ATGAATCTGATTGCAAAACTGAATAACTCATATATTGTGGATTACAGAGATGCTTGGGTGGAGAAG GAGGATCATGTATGCATTATAACTGGCTACTGTGAAGGAGGTGACAT GGCTGATAGTATTAAGAAAGCTCGAGGATCATTTTTTCCTGAGGAg AAGGTTTGCAAATGGCTAACTCAGTTGTTGATAGCTGTCGACTACTTGCACTCTAACCGTGTAATCCACAGGGATCTCAAG TGCTCCAACATATTCCTCACCAAGGACAACAATATTCGGCTCG GTGATTTTGGTCTTGCAAAGCGACTTAATGGAGAAGACCTCACTTCCTCG GTAGTTGGAACTCCAAATTACATGTGTCCTGAGCTCCTCGCAGACATACCATACGGTTATAAATCTGATATATGGTCTCTTG GTTGCTGCATGTTTGAGATTGCTGCACATCAACCAGCATTTCGTGCTCCG GACATGGCTGGacttatcaataaaataaacagATCCTCCATTTCTCCGCTGCCAATTGTTTATTCTTCTACACT GAAACAAATTATCAAGAGCATGCTGAGGAAAAGTCCTGAACATAGACCAACA GCTGCCGAATTGTTAAGACATCCACATTTACAACCTTACGTTCTTCGCTGTCAGAATGCATCATCTAATGTTCTTCCAATATATCCCCTAGTTAACTCAAAGGATAAAACAAAAAGATCTCCCAAATCTAGTGGTGGCAAGTGCCATTACGACAGAGAAATGGGATTTGTAAATCGTTTGGAACGGGTTCATCCAATTGAGGGAAATGGTGATCTACAAATTAGCAATCTTCGTAACAATGGTGAGGTAACAATCTCAACCAGCACAGAAGACAAACTTGAGAGCAAGATGGTTTATCTTACGAGCTACATAGCTGAATCTTCTACTAGTATTAGCGGCTCGAAAGATGGGTCAACAACATCCGAATCAACCACTTGCAGTGTATGCAAGGAGGACTATAAAACTAGACCAGCAAGGGAAATAGCTAGCACCGGCATCACCTCAAAGAGCATACAAGATtctctgcatgaaaaaaaacaaagatttgaTGCAGAGACCACCGAAGTTGAAGATACCTTCTTGAGCAAAGGCTTTGATAATGCTGAAACACATAGGGAAGATGCCAAACTTGATGACCTCAGGAAATCTACTACTTCCAGTGTGAGTAATAGCAGCACCGAAAAAAACAATTCCGCTAACGAGGAAAGTTCATCGCTAATCATGCATCCTCTCAGGGTTGAACATGGCACTAAATCTGTAGAcaacttgaaaaaaaatgaaaaccctGATGCCTTTACGGAAGAAGGCTCACATATGAACGACTTGTTGTGTGAGAGTAATGATAATCATAATACTGATAGACTTGCAGTTAAGGATGATGGCATAGCAAAACAACACATTATTTGCTCCACACAGAAAGATGGTAATGTAACACCAAATGGCATTTCATTGAGTATAGTTACTGCAACAGATTGTGCTGGTGATGGTGACGAAACAATCAATAATGAGTTGGATAGTCCGTGCCATCAAAGAGCTGATGCATTGGAATCTCTGCTTGAGTTATGTGCTCAGTTACTTAAACAAGATAAACTTGAAGAGCTTGCAGGTGTGCTGAGACCATTTGGAAAAGAAGCTGTATCATCAAGAGAAACGGCAATATGGTTGACAAAGAGCCTTATATCTGCTCAAAAGTTTAACCCTGAAACCTAA